One part of the Phacochoerus africanus isolate WHEZ1 chromosome 7, ROS_Pafr_v1, whole genome shotgun sequence genome encodes these proteins:
- the LOC125130682 gene encoding histone H1.0 has protein sequence MTENSTSTPAAKPKRAKASKKSTDHPKYSDMIVAAIQAEKNRAGSSRQSIQKYIKSHYKVGENADSQIKLSIKRLVTTGVLKQTKGVGASGSFRLAKSDEPKRSVAFKKTKKEVKKVATPKKTAKPKKAASKAPSKKPKATPVKKAKKKPAATPKKAKKPKTVKAKPVKASKPKKAKPVKPKAKSSAKRAGKKK, from the coding sequence ATGACCGAGAACTCCACGTCCACCCCGGCGGCCAAGCCCAAGCGGGCCAAGGCCTCCAAGAAGTCCACAGACCACCCCAAGTATTCAGACATGATCGTGGCTGCCATCCAGGCAGAGAAGAACCGCGCTGGCTCCTCGCGCCAGTCCATCCAGAAGTACATCAAGAGCCACTACAAGGTGGGTGAGAACGCCGACTCCCAGATCAAGTTGTCCATCAAGCGCTTGGTCACCACCGGGGTCCTCAAGCAGACCAAAGGGGTGGGTGCCTCGGGGTCTTTCCGCCTGGCCAAGAGCGACGAGCCCAAGAGGTCAGTGGCCTTCAAGAAGACGAAGAAGGAAGTCAAGAAGGTGGCCACGCCAAAGAAGACAGCCAAGCCCAAGAAGGCTGCCTCCAAAGCCCCAAGCAAGAAGCCCAAAGCCACCCCGGTCAAGAAGGCCAAGAAGAAGCCGGCTGCCACGCCCAAGAAAGCCAAAAAACCCAAGACTGTCAAAGCCAAACCAGTCAAGGCATCCAAGCCTAAGAAGGCCAAACCAGTGAAGCCCAAAGCGAAGTCCAGTGCCAAGAGGGCCGGCAAGAAGAAGTGA